Proteins from a genomic interval of Anas platyrhynchos isolate ZD024472 breed Pekin duck chromosome 4, IASCAAS_PekinDuck_T2T, whole genome shotgun sequence:
- the HMGB2 gene encoding high mobility group protein B2 codes for MGKGDPNKPRGKMSSYAYFVQTCREEHKKKHPDSSVNFAEFSRKCSERWKTMSSKEKGKFEEMAKGDKARYDREMKNYVPPKGEKKGKKKDPNAPKRPPSAFFLFCSEHRPKIKNEHPGLSIGDTAKKLGEMWSEQSAKDKQPYEQKAAKLKEKYEKDIAAYRAKSKSDAGKKGPGRPAGSKKKAEPEEEEEEEEEEEEEEEDEDEE; via the exons ATGGGCAAAGGCGACCCCAACAAGCCGCGGGGCAAGATGTCCTCGTACGCCTACTTCGTGCAGACGTGCCGCGAGGAGCACAAGAAGAAGCACCCGGACTCGTCCGTCAACTTCGCCGAGTTCTCGCGCAAGTGCTCCGAGCGGTGGAAG ACCATGTCCAGCAAGGAAAAAGGGAAGTTCGAGGAAATGGCCAAGGGAGACAAAGCTCGTTATGACAGGGAGATGAAGAACTACGTCCCTCCCAAGGGagagaagaagggaaagaagaaggaCCCCAACGCTCCGAAGAGACCTCC ATCTGcattcttcctcttctgttctGAACACCGTCCAAAAATCAAAAATGAGCATCCTGGCTTGTCTATTGGAGATACGGCAAAGAAGTTAGGTGAAATGTGGTCTGAACAGTCAGCCAAAGATAAACAACCATACGAACAGAAGGCTGCAAAACTAAAGGAGAAATATGAAAAG GATATTGCAGCATATCGTGCCAAGAGCAAGAGTGATGCAGGAAAAAAGGGGCCAGGTAGGCCTGCAGGATCTAAGAAGAAAGCAGAgcctgaagaggaggaggaggaagaagaagaagaagaagaagaggaggaagatgaggatgaggagTAA